A part of Ziziphus jujuba cultivar Dongzao chromosome 8, ASM3175591v1 genomic DNA contains:
- the LOC107413187 gene encoding IQ domain-containing protein IQM3 isoform X2, producing MVMDSHCRIDRDEITAAVKLQKVYRSYRTRRRLADSAVVAEELWWQAIDYARLNHSTISFFDYHKSETVASRWSRISLIASKVGKGLCKDSKAKKLAFQYWIEAIDPRHRYGHNLNFYYEEWRSGDAEQPFFYWLDIGDGKDINLTDCPRSRLQQECIKYLGPQERECYEYNIAEGTLMHKKTGNLLDTKQGVQSSKWIFIMSTSRKIYIGEKKKGSFHHSSFLAGGATLAAGRLEAQCGRLKHSVDITAQLMRTLAASSPSLGRMESVLMKFR from the exons ATGGTGATGGATTCTCATTGTAGAATTGACAGAGATGAAATAACGGCTGCTGTGAAGTTGCAGAAAGTTTACAGGAGTTATCGTACCAGACGTAGGCTAGCGGATTCAGCTGTGGTTGCTGAAGAGCTATG GTGGCAAGCTATAGATTATGCAAGACTGAATCACAGCACTATTTCATTCTTTGATTATCATAAATCTGAAACAGTTGCTTCAAGGTGGAGCCGGATCAGCCTGATTGCTTCAAAG GTTGGGAAGGGTTTATGCAAGGATTCCAAGGCAAAAAAATTGGCTTTCCAATATTGGATTGAAGCT ATTGATCCAAGACATCGCTATGGTCATAATCTCAACTTTTACTATGAAGAGTGGCGTAGCGGGGATGCAGAGCAGCCATTTTTCTACTG GCTAGATATTGGAGATGGAAAAGACATTAATCTCACAGATTGCCCAAGATCAAGGCTGCAACAAGAATGCATTAAATATCTCGGACCG CAAGAGAGAGAATGCTATGAATATAACATTGCTGAAGGAACGCTGATGCACAAAAAAACAGGCAATCTCCTTGATACCAAGCAAGGAGTGCAAAGCTCGAAATGGATTTTCATAATGAGTACCTCTAGAAAAATTTACATTGGTGAG AAAAAGAAGGGATCATTTCATCATTCCAGCTTCCTTGCAGGAGGAGCTACCTTGGCTGCTGGAAGACTTGAGGCACAATGCGGAAGGCTCAAG CATTCAGTGGACATTACCGCCCAACTGATGAGAACCTTGGCAGCTTCCTCACCTTCCTTGGGGAGAATGGAGTCAGTCTTGATGAAGTTCAG ATAA
- the LOC107406656 gene encoding copper transport protein ATX1 gives MSQTVVLKVGMSCQGCVGAVKRVLGKLEGVESYDIDLKEQKVTVKGNVQPDTVLQTVSKTGKKTAFWEAEAPAEHEAAAKPAEAPSEPEAAAKTAEAVAAA, from the exons ATGTCtcag ACTGTTGTCCTCAAGGTTGGTATGTCCTGCCAAGGTTGTGTTGGCGCTGTGAAAAGGGTTCTAGGCAAATTGGAAG GGGTGGAATCATATGACATTGATTTGAAGGAGCAGAAGGTGACGGTGAAGGGCAACGTGCAGCCTGATACAGTTCTGCAGACAGTTTCAAAAACTGGGAAGAAAACTGCCTTCTGGGAAGCAGAAGCACCTGCTGAACATGAAGCAGCAGCAAAGCCTGCAGAAGCACCTTCCGAACCCGAAGCAGCTGCAAAGACTGCAGAAGCCGTGGCTGCTGCTTAA
- the LOC107413188 gene encoding pentatricopeptide repeat-containing protein At3g53360, mitochondrial, with amino-acid sequence MSFSALLRVLGDSRCIPRGRVVHGKIITSGFCPDVYTNNHLLSMYTKFKRMVDARNLFEIMPERNFVSWTALISGYSQMGMAEEALECFRLMVNDGFSPNDYTYVGAISACARTGNARYGKAIHGRIYRMEKELGSLVNNSLVNMYGKCGLLSSAGLVFDANLEPDSVSWTSLLSCYCHCGKTEEALKIFLRSLKAGVAVNEFSCATVLSACAALENLLVGMQTHPLIIKCGLALDKFVRTGLVDFYAKCGELELAHQAFLEVDQPELPIWTALVGGFVQQGKGRDAIDLFHRLYYSGLKPNERTFSSVLGAFADEKDIAVGKRLHSLIIKMGFSSFIFVVNAILDFYSKCGLLEDTLEIFKQMDEHNVISWNSLISGFVSSGQYGEAIDLLKDMLCKGFDPNLFTYSIILSICSNVPAIGWGKEVHCRIIKPGFGSNFVVGASLVDMYAKCGKLGEAKKVFDDLTSKNLVCWNTILVGYAQHGFGKEALEIYSIMQRNGLKPNDVTLLGVLSACGHVGLVEEGWSYFNSMTKEHGITPKTEHVASMVSLFARKGQTNRAYEFIRSSTIKPDKVVWRCLLSGCQAHKDIALARYAAGKILSIDPEDISAHIILSNIYAGAKMWNELAQIRKITKEKALKKDTGCSWTELKNKIHYFSASHYNQFEQNNLYKILDRLTSHLFDAGYIPNFIFLLDSEEQASKGC; translated from the coding sequence ATGTCTTTCTCTGCACTTCTGCGGGTTCTTGGGGACTCCCGATGCATTCCTAGAGGTAGAGTTGTCCATGGGAAAATTATCACATCTGGGTTCTGTCCAGATGTGTATACAAACAACCATTTACTCTCTATGTACACTAAATTCAAACGTATGGTTGACGCGCGCAACTTGTTTGAGATAATGCCTGAAAGGAATTTCGTTTCCTGGACTGCTTTGATCTCTGGGTATTCTCAGATGGGTATGGCCGAAGAAGCTCTGGAGTGCTTCAGATTGATGGTTAATGATGGTTTTAGTCCTAATGATTATACGTATGTTGGTGCTATTTCTGCTTGTGCTCGCACTGGCAATGCAAGATATGGTAAGGCAATTCATGGAAGGATTTATAGGATGGAGAAAGAGTTGGGCAGCCTTGTTAATAACAGCTTGGTTAATATGTATGGGAAATGTGGTTTATTGAGCTCGGCTGGACTAGTATTTGATGCAAATTTGGAGCCTGATTCAGTCTCTTGGACTTCACTTCTTTCCTGTTATTGTCATTGTGGGAAAACTGAGGAAGCTCTAAAGATTTTCTTGCGGTCACTGAAAGCTGGAGTGGCCGTTAATGAGTTTTCTTGTGCAACTGTGTTGTCTGCTTGTGCTGCACTTGAAAATTTGTTGGTTGGGATGCAAACACATCCTCTCATCATCAAGTGTGGACTTGCACTAGACAAGTTCGTTCGTACTGGGCTGGTCGacttttatgcaaaatgtggagAATTGGAGTTAGCTCATCAGGCATTTTTGGAGGTAGACCAGCCAGAATTGCCGATATGGACTGCATTAGTAGGAGGGTTTGTTCAACAAGGAAAGGGAAGAGATGCCATCGATCTATTCCACAGGTTGTATTATTCAGGTCTCAAACCTAATGAAAGGACATTCTCATCAGTGCTCGGAGCATTTGCTGATGAAAAGGATATAGCCGTTGGAAAAAGACTTCATTCTTTAATCATTAAAATGGGATTTAGTTCTTTTATATTTGTTGTAAATGCAATTCTGGATTTTTACTCAAAATGTGGGCTTCTTGAAGACACCctagaaatatttaagcaaatgGATGAACATAACGTCATCTCATGGAATTCTCTGATTTCTGGGTTTGTAAGTTCAGGTCAATATGGAGAAGCCATTGATCTTCTGAAGGATATGTTATGTAAAGGGTTTGATCCCAATCTTTTCACTTATTCCATAATTTTGAGTATTTGCAGTAATGTCCCAGCCATTGGGTGGGGTAAGGAGGTTCACTGCCGCATCATAAAACCTGGTTTTGGTTCCAATTTCGTTGTTGGGGCCTCTCTTGTTGATATGTATGCTAAATGTGGAAAACTGGGTGAAGCTAAAAAGGTTTTTGATGATCTAACTTCAAAGAACTTGGTTTGTTGGAACACTATACTTGTGGGATATGCTCAACATGGTTTTGGAAAAGAAGCTTTAGAGATCTATAGCATAATGCAGAGAAATGGGCTTAAACCTAATGATGTTACATTACTTGGTGTATTGTCTGCCTGTGGACATGTGGGACTTGTAGAGGAGGGATGGAGCTACTTTAATTCCATGACCAAAGAGCATGGTATTACCCCTAAGACAGAGCATGTAGCTTCAATGGTCAGCCTTTTTGCTCGTAAAGGACAAACCAACAGAGCTTATGAGTTTATAAGGAGTTCAACTATAAAGCCTGATAAGGTAGTTTGGCGATGTCTGTTGTCAGGGTGCCAAGCGCACAAGGATATAGCTTTGGCAAGATATGCTGCTGGAAAAATTCTGAGCATTGACCCAGAAGATATTTCTGCTCATATCATATTGTCCAATATATATGCAGGGGCCAAAATGTGGAATGAACTAGCACAGATTAGGAAAATAACAAAGGAGAAGGCATTGAAGAAAGACACGGGATGTAGCTGGACTGAATTAAAGAACAAGATACATTACTTTTCTGCAAGCCATtacaatcaatttgaacaaaataatttatacaagatTTTAGATAGGTTGACATCCCATTTGTTTGATGCAGGATAtattcctaattttattttcttgctcgACTCTGAGGAACAAGCGAGCAAGGGATGTTAG
- the LOC107413187 gene encoding IQ domain-containing protein IQM3 isoform X1: MVMDSHCRIDRDEITAAVKLQKVYRSYRTRRRLADSAVVAEELWWQAIDYARLNHSTISFFDYHKSETVASRWSRISLIASKVGKGLCKDSKAKKLAFQYWIEAIDPRHRYGHNLNFYYEEWRSGDAEQPFFYWLDIGDGKDINLTDCPRSRLQQECIKYLGPQERECYEYNIAEGTLMHKKTGNLLDTKQGVQSSKWIFIMSTSRKIYIGEKKKGSFHHSSFLAGGATLAAGRLEAQCGRLKSVSAFSGHYRPTDENLGSFLTFLGENGVSLDEVQIISTMEDCENNDISTTAQEESTFEQTTAFEPTALHDPSFRRTLSHGLQSPRTNLPKREILQRINLKNKATSYQLGHQISLKWSTGAGPRIGCVADYPAKLRVQALSLLTSHQ; this comes from the exons ATGGTGATGGATTCTCATTGTAGAATTGACAGAGATGAAATAACGGCTGCTGTGAAGTTGCAGAAAGTTTACAGGAGTTATCGTACCAGACGTAGGCTAGCGGATTCAGCTGTGGTTGCTGAAGAGCTATG GTGGCAAGCTATAGATTATGCAAGACTGAATCACAGCACTATTTCATTCTTTGATTATCATAAATCTGAAACAGTTGCTTCAAGGTGGAGCCGGATCAGCCTGATTGCTTCAAAG GTTGGGAAGGGTTTATGCAAGGATTCCAAGGCAAAAAAATTGGCTTTCCAATATTGGATTGAAGCT ATTGATCCAAGACATCGCTATGGTCATAATCTCAACTTTTACTATGAAGAGTGGCGTAGCGGGGATGCAGAGCAGCCATTTTTCTACTG GCTAGATATTGGAGATGGAAAAGACATTAATCTCACAGATTGCCCAAGATCAAGGCTGCAACAAGAATGCATTAAATATCTCGGACCG CAAGAGAGAGAATGCTATGAATATAACATTGCTGAAGGAACGCTGATGCACAAAAAAACAGGCAATCTCCTTGATACCAAGCAAGGAGTGCAAAGCTCGAAATGGATTTTCATAATGAGTACCTCTAGAAAAATTTACATTGGTGAG AAAAAGAAGGGATCATTTCATCATTCCAGCTTCCTTGCAGGAGGAGCTACCTTGGCTGCTGGAAGACTTGAGGCACAATGCGGAAGGCTCAAG TCTGTATCAGCATTCAGTGGACATTACCGCCCAACTGATGAGAACCTTGGCAGCTTCCTCACCTTCCTTGGGGAGAATGGAGTCAGTCTTGATGAAGTTCAG ATAATTTCAACCATGGAAGATTGTGAGAACAATGATATTAGCACTACTGCTCAAGAAGAAAGTACATTTGAACAAACAACAGCTTTTGAACCAACTGCACTTCATGATCCTAGTTTTAGAAGAACCTTATCGCACGGTCTCCAGAGCCCAAGAACAAATCTTCCCAAAAGAGAGATATTACAGAGGATCAATTTGAAGAACAAAGCAACTTCCTACCAATTAGGGCATCAAATATCTTTGAAATGGTCAACAGGAGCAGGCCCAAGAATTGGGTGTGTTGCTGACTACCCTGCGAAGTTGAGGGTACAAGCACTGAGTTTGTTAACCTCTCACCAATAG
- the LOC112491063 gene encoding serine/threonine-protein kinase D6PKL1, translating into MKSSVDELADDFDNVNCNSTTTTTATATATTTVATDRTTSSGSEASSNLISSSSKHHAPTSDPCWSAIQRVKKSGKEAALGLGDLRFMHRLGAGDIGSVFLVELKGEIGCMFAAKVMDKKELESRNKVSRARIEKEILEMLDHPFLPTLYASLESTRWSCLLTEFCPGGDLHVLRQRQPDKRFNEAAVRFFASEVVVALEYLHMMGIVYRDLKPENVLVRSDGHIMLTDFDLSLKDDNSTSTAQLISDQDSSNADTSNDYPIDQSSFATSSCIIPNCIVPAVSCFHPKRKRKRKPNRTGTVDIVAEPINVRSMSFVGTHEYLAPEIVSGEGHGNAVDWWTLGIFIFELFYGVTPFKGIDHELTLANIVARALEFPKDPTVPGPAKDLIAQLLIKEPSRRLGSTIGASAIKHHPFFDGVNWALLRCTKPPYIPRPVTYKDFVRPDKGMDNSVEYY; encoded by the exons ATGAAATCTTCCGTCGACGAGCTCGCCGACGATTTCGACAATGTGAATTGCAACTCAACCACCACTACCACCGCCACCGCCACCGCCACCACTACCGTCGCAACGGATAGGACGACGAGTTCGGGGTCAGAAGCTTCTTCTAACCTCATCTCGTCGTCAAGCAAGCACCATGCACCGACAAGCGATCCGTGTTGGAGCGCAATCCAACGCGTGAAGAAGTCCGGCAAGGAGGCGGCGTTGGGGCTCGGCGACCTCCGGTTTATGCATCGCCTTGGGGCGGGCGACATCGGGAGCGTGTTCCTTGTGGAGTTGAAGGGAGAAATCGGTTGCATGTTCGCTGCCAAAGTGATGGACAAAAAGGAGTTGGAGAGTAGGAATAAAGTGAGTAGGGCCAGGATAGAGAAGGAAATATTGGAAATGTTGGACCACCCCTTTTTGCCCACCCTCTATGCCTCGTTGGAGTCCACACGGTGGTCTTGTTTGTTGACCGAGTTCTGTCCCGGCGGTGACCTCCATGTTCTCCGTCAACGGCAACCGGATAAACGGTTCAATGAAGCTGCCGTCCG ATTCTTTGCATCAGAAGTGGTAGTTGCTCTGGAGTACCTACACATGATGGGAATCGTATACCGTGATCTCAAGCCTGAAAACGTTTTAGTAAGATCGGACGGTCATATCATGCTAACCGATTTTGATCTCTCTCTAAAAGATGACAATTCAACATCAACGGCTCAGCTAATTTCCGATCAGGACTCATCGAATGCAGATACATCAAATGATTATCCTATTGACCAATCATCATTCGCCACATCATCATGCATTATACCGAACTGTATAGTCCCTGCAGTATCTTGTTTCCATCCTAAACGAAAACGCAAGAGAAAACCAAACCGAACTGGAACCGTTGATATTGTAGCCGAACCGATCAACGTTCGATCAATGTCATTCGTAGGGACCCACGAGTATTTGGCACCTGAGATCGTATCAGGTGAAGGGCACGGTAATGCGGTGGACTGGTGGACATtaggaatatttatatttgaattgtTCTATGGAGTAACGCCCTTTAAAGGAATTGACCATGAATTGACCTTGGCAAATATTGTGGCTAGAGCACTTGAATTCCCAAAGGATCCAACGGTGCCTGGGCCCGCCAAGGATTTGATCGCACAGCTGTTAATCAAGGAACCATCAAGGAGATTGGGGTCCACTATAGGTGCAAGCGCAATCAAGCACCATCCATTTTTTGATGGGGTTAATTGGGCATTGTTAAGATGCACCAAACCACCCTATATTCCTCGGCCAGTCACTTATAAGGACTTTGTTCGACCAGATAAAGGAATGGACAATTCAGTAGAGTATTactag
- the LOC107413187 gene encoding IQ domain-containing protein IQM3 isoform X3 — protein MVMDSHCRIDRDEITAAVKLQKVYRSYRTRRRLADSAVVAEELWWQAIDYARLNHSTISFFDYHKSETVASRWSRISLIASKVGKGLCKDSKAKKLAFQYWIEAIDPRHRYGHNLNFYYEEWRSGDAEQPFFYWLDIGDGKDINLTDCPRSRLQQECIKYLGPQERECYEYNIAEGTLMHKKTGNLLDTKQGVQSSKWIFIMSTSRKIYIGEEELPWLLEDLRHNAEGSSLYQHSVDITAQLMRTLAASSPSLGRMESVLMKFR, from the exons ATGGTGATGGATTCTCATTGTAGAATTGACAGAGATGAAATAACGGCTGCTGTGAAGTTGCAGAAAGTTTACAGGAGTTATCGTACCAGACGTAGGCTAGCGGATTCAGCTGTGGTTGCTGAAGAGCTATG GTGGCAAGCTATAGATTATGCAAGACTGAATCACAGCACTATTTCATTCTTTGATTATCATAAATCTGAAACAGTTGCTTCAAGGTGGAGCCGGATCAGCCTGATTGCTTCAAAG GTTGGGAAGGGTTTATGCAAGGATTCCAAGGCAAAAAAATTGGCTTTCCAATATTGGATTGAAGCT ATTGATCCAAGACATCGCTATGGTCATAATCTCAACTTTTACTATGAAGAGTGGCGTAGCGGGGATGCAGAGCAGCCATTTTTCTACTG GCTAGATATTGGAGATGGAAAAGACATTAATCTCACAGATTGCCCAAGATCAAGGCTGCAACAAGAATGCATTAAATATCTCGGACCG CAAGAGAGAGAATGCTATGAATATAACATTGCTGAAGGAACGCTGATGCACAAAAAAACAGGCAATCTCCTTGATACCAAGCAAGGAGTGCAAAGCTCGAAATGGATTTTCATAATGAGTACCTCTAGAAAAATTTACATTGGTGAG GAGGAGCTACCTTGGCTGCTGGAAGACTTGAGGCACAATGCGGAAGGCTCAAG TCTGTATCAGCATTCAGTGGACATTACCGCCCAACTGATGAGAACCTTGGCAGCTTCCTCACCTTCCTTGGGGAGAATGGAGTCAGTCTTGATGAAGTTCAG ATAA
- the LOC107413186 gene encoding histidine-containing phosphotransfer protein 5 has translation MADKEALNRQLLQTIHSFEQEGLLNKFFITARSLKDVNGPYSFVELISTFRTETQSTLRTLTQEMDRPVVNYDEMEESCIKIKGSSSCIGIHRMALACCDLQRAIYDQSKEACFLALNRVKHEFFILQDKFDTICQLERRIITLELEGL, from the exons ATGGCTGATAAGGAGGCTTTGAACCGGCAGCTTCTTCAAACTATCCATTCCTTCGAACAGGAA GGCTTGTTGAACAAATTTTTCATCACGGCTCGTTCACTGAAGGATGTGAATGGTCCTTACTCTTTTGTGGAGCTCATTTCCACCTTCCGTACTGAGACCCAATCTACCTTAAGAACTTTGACTCAAGAAAT GGACCGACCTGTTGTGAATTATGATGAGATGGAAGAAAGTTGTATCAAAATTAAAGGGAGTTCGTCATG CATTGGCATACATCGCATGGCGCTTGCATGTTGTGATCTTCAGCGAGCTATCTATGACCAATCCAAAGAAGC GTGCTTCTTGGCATTGAACCGAGTAAAACATGAATTCTTCATTCTGCAAGATAAATTTGATACAATTTGTCAG CTGGAGAGGAGAATCATCACTCTCGAACTGGAAGGACTGTGA